In Halogeometricum sp. S1BR25-6, a single genomic region encodes these proteins:
- a CDS encoding DUF5781 family protein — MDIRVLGSAPPDPFLSAVDLFETEYDLEKPVHVSVRDDPDERTWAAHYDDRHDLNISRQAATSAMARELVLHELSHMARNEERHASHVQSTEEALYLALSGNSVERRKLAHCYQIANHMKDIYADDITLSLAPAEKLVHFLESELARAVAANPGPSPWPDSRLVTADADPEITAVNAAFALALVERHDLIDDDHRIYDLAHAAADDAPSVELPAFKRRFRSLAADPTESDYRKALVDVTRAYAVGTKTSGGSAAAD, encoded by the coding sequence ATGGATATACGAGTGCTCGGGTCCGCGCCGCCGGATCCGTTTCTCAGCGCCGTCGACCTCTTCGAGACTGAGTACGACCTGGAGAAGCCCGTTCACGTCTCCGTCCGCGACGACCCCGACGAACGGACGTGGGCGGCCCACTACGACGACAGACACGACCTGAACATCTCCCGGCAGGCCGCGACGAGCGCCATGGCCCGCGAACTCGTCCTCCACGAACTCTCTCACATGGCCCGCAACGAGGAGCGCCACGCCTCGCACGTCCAGTCGACCGAGGAGGCGCTCTACCTCGCGCTCTCCGGGAACTCCGTCGAGCGCAGGAAGCTCGCGCACTGCTACCAGATAGCGAACCACATGAAGGACATCTACGCCGACGACATCACGCTGTCGTTGGCGCCGGCGGAGAAACTCGTTCACTTCCTCGAATCCGAACTCGCGCGCGCCGTCGCCGCCAACCCCGGCCCGTCGCCGTGGCCCGACTCCCGACTCGTCACCGCGGACGCCGACCCCGAGATAACCGCCGTCAACGCCGCGTTCGCCCTCGCGCTGGTGGAGCGACACGACCTCATCGACGACGACCACCGCATCTACGACTTGGCCCACGCCGCCGCCGACGACGCCCCGAGCGTGGAACTCCCCGCCTTCAAGCGGCGGTTCCGCTCGCTGGCGGCCGACCCCACCGAGAGCGACTACCGGAAGGCGCTCGTGGACGTGACGCGGGCCTACGCCGTCGGGACGAAGACGAGCGGCGGGTCCGCGGCGGCCGACTGA
- a CDS encoding elongation factor EF-2 has product MGRRKKIVQECEKLMDKPEQIRNIAIAAHVDHGKTTLTDNLLAGAGMIADEGEATRLMMDTEEDEQERGITIDAANVSMTHEYQDNNHLINLIDTPGHVDFGGDVTRAMRAVDGALVVVDAVEGAMPQTETVVRQALREGVKPALFINKVDRLISELQEGPEEMQQRLTDVIGDVNELIRGMTEDRDDIDDWTVSVEDGTVAFGSALYKWGVSLPSMQETGMSFGDIIELEQDGKRQELHERTPLSDVVLDMVAKHFPNPLDAQPRRIPRVWRGDDQTELARQMREVDDDGDVVFMVTDISMDPHAGEIATGRLFSGTIKKGQELYVSGTAGKNRVQSVGIFMGGEREELDRGVPAGNIAAVTGLRDAIAGSTVSSIEMTPFESIEHISEPVITKSVEAKSMDDLPKLIETLQQVAKEDPTIRVEINEDTGEHLISGQGELHLEVITQRIQKNQGIPVQTGEPIVVYREAPQDASREVEGVSPNRHNKFYITVQPLSEDIVEQIQLGEVSMDMPELERREALQEAGMDKDSSQNVEHIHGTNILLDDTKGIQHLNETMELVIEGLDEALDDGPLAAEPVQGALLRLHDARLHEDTIHRGPAQVIPAVREAVHRALIDANIKMLEPIQNVRIDVPSEHMGSASGEIQGRRGRVDDMYQEGDLMVIEGIAPVEEMIGFSSDIRSATEGRASWNTENAGFRVLADNLQRDIIMEIRERKGMKLELPQSIDQF; this is encoded by the coding sequence ATGGGCCGACGAAAGAAAATCGTCCAAGAATGTGAGAAGCTGATGGACAAGCCGGAGCAGATCCGGAACATCGCCATCGCCGCTCACGTCGACCACGGGAAGACCACCCTGACAGACAACCTCCTCGCCGGCGCGGGTATGATCGCCGACGAGGGCGAGGCGACGCGCCTCATGATGGACACCGAGGAGGACGAACAGGAACGCGGTATCACCATCGACGCGGCGAACGTGTCGATGACGCACGAGTACCAGGACAACAACCACCTCATCAACCTCATCGACACGCCGGGCCACGTCGACTTCGGTGGCGACGTGACGCGCGCGATGCGCGCCGTCGACGGCGCACTGGTCGTCGTCGACGCCGTCGAGGGTGCGATGCCGCAGACCGAGACGGTCGTCCGGCAGGCGCTCCGCGAGGGCGTCAAGCCCGCGCTGTTCATCAACAAGGTCGACCGCCTCATCTCCGAACTGCAGGAGGGTCCCGAGGAGATGCAGCAGCGTCTCACCGACGTCATCGGCGACGTCAACGAACTCATCCGCGGGATGACCGAGGACAGAGACGACATCGACGACTGGACCGTCTCCGTCGAGGACGGCACCGTCGCCTTCGGGTCCGCCCTGTACAAGTGGGGCGTCTCGCTCCCGTCGATGCAGGAGACGGGCATGTCGTTCGGCGACATCATCGAACTCGAACAGGACGGCAAGCGGCAGGAACTCCACGAGCGCACGCCCCTGTCGGACGTCGTCCTCGACATGGTCGCCAAGCACTTCCCCAACCCGCTCGACGCCCAGCCCCGTCGTATCCCGCGCGTCTGGCGCGGCGACGACCAAACCGAACTCGCGCGGCAGATGCGCGAGGTCGACGACGACGGCGACGTCGTCTTCATGGTGACCGACATCTCGATGGACCCCCACGCGGGCGAAATCGCGACCGGTCGCCTGTTCTCGGGGACCATCAAGAAGGGTCAAGAGCTGTACGTCTCGGGCACCGCGGGCAAGAACCGCGTACAGTCCGTCGGTATCTTCATGGGCGGCGAACGGGAGGAGTTGGACCGCGGCGTCCCCGCGGGGAACATCGCGGCCGTCACGGGTCTCCGCGACGCCATCGCCGGTTCCACCGTCTCCTCCATCGAGATGACGCCGTTCGAGTCCATCGAGCACATCTCCGAGCCGGTCATCACGAAGTCCGTCGAGGCCAAGAGCATGGACGACCTGCCGAAACTCATCGAGACGCTCCAGCAGGTCGCAAAGGAGGACCCCACCATCCGCGTCGAGATTAACGAGGACACCGGCGAGCACCTCATCAGCGGGCAGGGCGAACTCCACCTCGAGGTCATCACCCAGCGCATCCAGAAGAACCAGGGCATCCCGGTCCAGACCGGTGAGCCCATCGTGGTCTACCGCGAGGCGCCGCAGGACGCCTCCCGCGAGGTCGAGGGCGTCTCTCCGAACCGCCACAACAAGTTCTACATCACCGTCCAACCCCTCTCTGAGGACATCGTCGAGCAGATTCAGCTCGGCGAGGTGTCGATGGACATGCCCGAACTGGAGCGCCGCGAGGCGCTGCAGGAGGCCGGCATGGACAAAGACTCCTCGCAGAACGTCGAGCACATCCACGGGACGAACATCCTCCTCGACGACACGAAGGGTATCCAGCACCTGAACGAGACGATGGAACTCGTCATCGAGGGCCTCGACGAGGCGCTCGACGACGGTCCGCTGGCTGCCGAACCCGTACAGGGCGCGCTGCTGCGCCTGCACGACGCGCGACTCCACGAGGACACCATCCACCGCGGTCCCGCGCAGGTCATCCCCGCGGTCCGCGAGGCCGTCCACCGCGCGCTCATCGACGCCAACATCAAGATGCTCGAACCCATCCAGAACGTCCGCATCGACGTTCCGTCCGAGCACATGGGGTCGGCATCCGGCGAGATTCAGGGTCGACGCGGCCGCGTCGACGACATGTACCAGGAGGGCGACCTCATGGTCATCGAGGGCATCGCGCCCGTCGAAGAGATGATCGGGTTCTCCTCGGACATCCGCTCGGCCACCGAGGGCCGCGCGTCGTGGAACACGGAGAACGCCGGCTTCCGCGTGCTCGCGGACAACCTCCAGCGCGACATCATCATGGAGATCCGAGAGCGCAAGGGAATGAAGCTCGAACTGCCGCAGTCCATCGACCAGTTCTGA
- a CDS encoding sensor histidine kinase: MLGSAGVRTALDELLKNSVEHGGSAVDVGVYVSPDAVELRVSDDGPGIPAHERDVVTGDAEITSLTHGSGLGLWVVEAVAASHGATLTFADREDGGAVVSLTFPRA; the protein is encoded by the coding sequence GTGCTCGGTAGCGCGGGCGTCCGCACGGCGCTGGACGAACTTCTGAAGAACTCAGTGGAACACGGCGGCTCGGCCGTCGACGTGGGGGTCTACGTCTCGCCCGACGCCGTCGAACTCCGCGTGAGCGACGACGGGCCGGGCATCCCGGCCCACGAACGCGACGTGGTCACCGGCGACGCCGAGATAACCTCGCTCACGCACGGCAGCGGCCTCGGCCTGTGGGTCGTCGAAGCCGTCGCCGCCTCGCACGGGGCGACGCTGACGTTCGCCGACCGGGAGGACGGCGGCGCCGTCGTCTCCCTGACGTTCCCGCGGGCGTAG
- a CDS encoding amino acid-binding protein — protein sequence MTGAGAGVEPESESEAAPETDGGEQPKPHTIRLELADEPGQLLDALRPISENGGNLLSIFHERGNLTPRGRIPVEVDLECLPERFETIVDALRSEGVNVIQAGAEHYGETLTVLLVGHLVDTDLSDTLRRIEQCSSASLTNVSLSAPEGRDDVSSASLRLATHTGRTEDALEVVRDVAAEKDLHVVEPLTEAGQ from the coding sequence ATGACGGGCGCCGGGGCCGGGGTCGAACCCGAATCCGAGTCCGAGGCCGCTCCCGAGACTGACGGCGGTGAGCAGCCGAAGCCGCACACGATACGGCTGGAACTCGCCGACGAACCGGGGCAGCTCCTCGACGCGCTCCGCCCCATCTCCGAGAACGGCGGCAACCTCCTCTCCATCTTCCACGAGCGGGGGAACCTCACCCCCCGCGGCCGCATCCCGGTCGAGGTCGACTTGGAGTGTCTGCCCGAGCGGTTCGAGACTATCGTCGACGCCCTCCGCTCGGAGGGGGTGAACGTCATCCAGGCGGGCGCCGAGCACTACGGGGAGACACTGACGGTCCTGCTCGTGGGTCACCTCGTCGATACCGACCTCTCCGATACGCTCCGGCGCATCGAGCAGTGCTCCTCGGCGTCGCTGACGAACGTCTCGCTGAGCGCGCCCGAGGGCCGCGACGACGTGTCGAGCGCCAGCCTCCGGTTGGCGACGCACACGGGTCGGACCGAGGACGCCCTCGAAGTCGTCCGCGACGTGGCCGCGGAGAAGGACCTGCACGTCGTCGAACCGCTCACGGAGGCGGGCCAATGA
- a CDS encoding homoserine dehydrogenase: protein MSGKRLAVVGAGAVGGSVVELAREYGHTVTAFADSSSAVVDADGIDVDSTLSRKESEGRVGSADPEAALDAEYDVLVEATPTTLGDAEPGFSHLRTALERDRHVVLANKGPVAERYADLTALERESAGEVRFEATVGGAIPVLSTVEDLTPGHVTAARGVLNGTANFILSRMAAEGLGYEHVLAEAQDLGVAEADPAFDVEGTDAALKCVILANVLAEGDREYTLADADVEGIQNVPGSALELAAEDGQTIRLIGECTPEAVRVSPRLVPQNAALAVTGTRNIVQLETEHAGQLNISGRGAGGPETASAVLADVGRLD, encoded by the coding sequence ATGAGCGGCAAGCGCCTCGCCGTCGTCGGCGCCGGCGCCGTGGGCGGGTCGGTGGTCGAACTCGCCCGCGAGTACGGCCACACCGTCACGGCGTTCGCGGACTCGTCTTCGGCCGTCGTCGACGCCGACGGCATCGACGTCGACTCGACGCTCTCGCGCAAGGAGTCGGAGGGTCGCGTCGGGTCGGCCGACCCGGAGGCGGCGCTGGACGCCGAGTACGACGTGCTCGTCGAGGCGACGCCGACGACGCTCGGCGACGCCGAACCGGGCTTCTCGCACCTGCGGACCGCGCTCGAACGCGACCGACACGTCGTGCTGGCGAACAAGGGGCCGGTCGCCGAGCGGTACGCGGACCTGACGGCGCTCGAACGCGAGAGCGCGGGCGAGGTGCGCTTCGAGGCCACCGTCGGCGGCGCCATCCCGGTGCTCTCGACGGTCGAGGACCTCACGCCCGGCCACGTCACCGCCGCGCGCGGCGTTCTCAACGGGACGGCGAACTTCATCCTCTCGCGGATGGCCGCGGAGGGACTCGGCTACGAACACGTCCTCGCGGAGGCGCAAGACCTCGGCGTGGCCGAGGCCGACCCCGCCTTCGACGTCGAGGGGACGGACGCGGCGCTGAAGTGCGTCATCCTCGCGAACGTCCTCGCGGAGGGCGACCGCGAGTACACCCTCGCGGACGCAGACGTGGAGGGCATCCAGAACGTCCCCGGGAGCGCCCTGGAACTCGCCGCGGAGGACGGACAGACGATACGCCTCATCGGCGAGTGCACGCCGGAAGCGGTTCGGGTCAGCCCCCGTCTCGTGCCGCAGAACGCGGCGCTCGCCGTCACCGGCACGCGGAACATCGTTCAGTTGGAGACCGAACACGCCGGTCAGTTGAACATCAGCGGCCGCGGCGCGGGCGGCCCGGAAACGGCCTCGGCGGTGCTGGCCGACGTCGGTCGTCTCGACTAG
- the tuf gene encoding translation elongation factor EF-1 subunit alpha, with amino-acid sequence MSDKPHQNLAIIGHVDHGKSTLVGRLLFETGSVPEHVIEQHREEAEEKGKGGFEFAYVMDNLAEERERGVTIDIAHQEFDTDEYYFTIVDCPGHRDFVKNMITGASQADNAVLVVAADDGVAPQTREHVFLARTLGINELIIAVNKMDVVDYSEDTYNEVKEEVQQLLKQVRFRSDDATYIPISAFEGDNIAERSDNTDWYDGEILLEALNSLPETEPPTDAPLRLPIQDVYTISGIGTVPVGRIETGTLNPGNNVSFQPSDVGGEVKTVEMHHEEVDSAGPGDNVGFNVRGVGKDDIRRGDVCGPADDPPSVAETFKAQIVVMQHPSVITAGYTPVFHAHTAQVACTIEAIDQKLDPASGEVAEENPDFIKSGDAAVVTVRPQKPLSIEPSGEIPELGSFAVRDMGQTIAAGKVLEVNER; translated from the coding sequence ATGAGTGACAAACCGCACCAGAACTTGGCCATCATCGGCCACGTTGACCACGGCAAGAGTACGCTGGTCGGACGACTCCTGTTCGAGACAGGATCCGTTCCGGAACACGTAATCGAGCAGCACCGAGAAGAAGCAGAGGAGAAGGGCAAGGGCGGCTTCGAGTTCGCCTACGTCATGGACAACCTCGCCGAAGAGCGAGAGCGCGGTGTCACCATCGACATCGCCCACCAGGAGTTCGACACGGACGAGTACTACTTCACCATCGTCGACTGTCCTGGCCACCGCGACTTCGTGAAGAACATGATCACGGGGGCCTCGCAGGCCGACAACGCCGTCCTCGTGGTCGCCGCCGACGACGGCGTCGCACCTCAGACCCGAGAGCACGTCTTCCTGGCCCGCACGCTGGGTATCAACGAGCTCATCATCGCGGTCAACAAGATGGACGTCGTCGACTACAGCGAGGACACCTACAACGAGGTCAAAGAGGAGGTTCAGCAGCTCCTCAAGCAGGTCCGTTTCCGTTCGGACGACGCGACCTACATCCCCATCTCGGCGTTCGAGGGCGACAACATAGCCGAGCGCTCGGACAACACCGACTGGTACGACGGCGAGATCCTGCTCGAGGCTCTCAACAGTCTGCCGGAGACGGAGCCGCCGACGGACGCGCCGCTTCGCCTCCCCATCCAGGACGTCTACACCATCTCGGGCATCGGTACCGTCCCCGTCGGACGTATCGAGACCGGTACGCTCAACCCCGGTAACAACGTCTCCTTCCAGCCCTCGGACGTGGGCGGCGAAGTGAAGACGGTCGAGATGCACCACGAGGAAGTCGACAGCGCCGGGCCCGGCGACAACGTCGGGTTCAACGTGCGCGGCGTCGGCAAGGACGACATCCGCCGCGGCGACGTCTGCGGTCCCGCGGACGACCCGCCGTCGGTCGCCGAGACGTTCAAGGCCCAGATCGTCGTGATGCAGCACCCCTCGGTCATCACCGCGGGTTACACGCCGGTCTTCCACGCGCACACCGCGCAGGTCGCGTGTACCATCGAGGCCATCGACCAGAAGCTCGACCCCGCGTCGGGCGAGGTCGCAGAGGAGAACCCCGACTTCATCAAGTCCGGCGACGCGGCGGTCGTCACCGTCCGCCCGCAGAAGCCGCTTAGCATCGAACCGTCCGGCGAGATTCCGGAGCTCGGTTCCTTCGCAGTCCGCGACATGGGTCAGACCATCGCGGCCGGGAAGGTCCTCGAGGTCAACGAGCGATAG
- the rpsJ gene encoding 30S ribosomal protein S10 translates to MQQARVRLAGTSPDDLDDICDDVREIANKTGVNLSGPIPLPTKTLEVPTRKSPDGEGTATWEHWEMRVHKRLIDIDADERALRQLMRIQVPSDVSIEIVLED, encoded by the coding sequence ATGCAGCAGGCACGCGTTCGTCTCGCCGGGACCAGCCCGGACGACCTCGACGACATCTGCGACGACGTCCGCGAAATCGCGAACAAGACGGGCGTCAACCTCAGCGGACCGATTCCGCTGCCGACGAAGACCCTGGAGGTTCCCACCCGCAAGTCCCCCGACGGCGAGGGGACGGCGACGTGGGAGCACTGGGAGATGCGCGTCCACAAGCGTCTCATCGACATCGACGCCGACGAACGCGCCCTGCGTCAGCTGATGCGGATTCAGGTGCCGAGCGACGTCAGCATCGAGATCGTTCTCGAAGACTGA
- a CDS encoding HalOD1 output domain-containing protein, giving the protein MTKQTTSTGPDGRSIPDLSYDELANEIVGVVAETKGCDPTTLRPVSQVMDAEAADRVLENPNTGLSVAFEYEDGVVRVDDHEVRFEMSKE; this is encoded by the coding sequence ATGACGAAACAGACCACCTCCACCGGGCCGGACGGACGCTCGATACCAGACCTCTCCTACGACGAACTGGCGAACGAAATCGTCGGCGTCGTCGCCGAAACGAAGGGCTGCGACCCGACGACGCTGCGTCCGGTCTCCCAGGTGATGGACGCCGAGGCGGCCGACAGAGTGCTCGAAAACCCGAACACGGGTCTCTCGGTCGCCTTCGAGTACGAGGATGGCGTCGTCCGCGTGGACGACCACGAAGTCCGATTCGAGATGTCGAAGGAGTAG
- a CDS encoding CBS domain-containing protein, which produces MEDIFVARLMSTSTHTVSPDTLVEDAAQMMMEEGIGSVMVVDDDNQVVGILTNTDFVRIVAERKPKDRTPVSEYMTEDVVTTTAQVSIRDVADTMMNHGFHHVPVVDEEEGVIGIITTTDLAAYLSTAEAPSPS; this is translated from the coding sequence ATGGAGGATATTTTCGTCGCGCGCCTGATGTCGACATCGACGCACACCGTCTCGCCCGACACGCTCGTCGAGGACGCCGCGCAGATGATGATGGAGGAGGGCATCGGTTCGGTGATGGTCGTCGACGACGACAATCAGGTGGTCGGCATCCTCACCAACACCGACTTCGTGAGAATCGTCGCCGAACGCAAGCCGAAGGACCGCACGCCCGTCTCCGAGTACATGACCGAGGACGTGGTGACGACGACGGCGCAGGTGTCCATCCGCGACGTGGCCGACACGATGATGAACCACGGATTCCACCACGTGCCCGTCGTCGACGAGGAGGAGGGCGTCATCGGCATCATAACGACGACCGACCTCGCCGCCTACCTCTCGACGGCCGAGGCGCCCAGTCCCTCCTGA
- a CDS encoding DUF7385 family protein, producing MDDAEYDELTSSLTPNEAVDGVTTYRNTVSIACPACGDPFDDLVVCEGEYSSLELSRMLDLCVSTHEDEVVLFTHKQ from the coding sequence ATGGACGACGCGGAGTACGACGAACTCACCTCCTCGTTGACGCCGAACGAGGCCGTCGACGGGGTCACGACGTACCGCAACACCGTGAGCATCGCCTGTCCCGCCTGCGGGGACCCGTTCGACGACTTGGTCGTCTGCGAGGGCGAGTACAGCAGCCTCGAACTCAGCCGTATGCTCGACCTCTGCGTGTCGACGCACGAGGACGAGGTCGTGCTGTTCACGCACAAACAGTAA
- a CDS encoding ribonuclease catalytic domain-containing protein produces the protein MSNDAQAQAGTAEGQGPVEISPDVARQLQEKREELFEEFEIRDAFPGPVLTEARERTKDVQAEIREEVDERQDLRELTTWTTDPIDAQDFDDAISIAEDEETYTLWVHIADVTHYVHPGSEMWAEAVKRGNTVYLPAYTIHMLPPTLAETVCSLVPNEDRLAHTVEMEIDKENLSFETIDIYKSVIESDERLTYSQAEKRLEDEDAALHEECTLVYELADRMHEQRKEDGSLVLNPSRDRAHTIIEECMLKANKAVTHELMWGRGVEAMYRVHPQPTPDQWDKALREIMELDGVSIPSASFDDPRKAVNAALEDSPGRALNKIQRAVLKVMPRAKYMNDPFGGHHALNFDIYGHFTSPIRRLSDLINHWIVHENDVPEDLIELCDRASDRQKDAETAERLYKQFLEEVGLDPYAVNNRGIVTVDDDGEVVDENGLPPEEEA, from the coding sequence ATGTCGAACGACGCGCAGGCGCAGGCCGGGACGGCTGAGGGGCAGGGCCCCGTCGAGATCAGTCCCGACGTCGCCCGGCAACTGCAGGAGAAGCGCGAAGAACTCTTCGAGGAGTTCGAGATACGCGACGCGTTCCCCGGCCCCGTCCTCACGGAGGCCAGAGAGCGCACGAAAGACGTACAGGCGGAGATTCGAGAGGAGGTCGACGAACGGCAGGACCTCCGGGAACTGACAACGTGGACGACCGACCCCATCGACGCGCAGGACTTCGACGACGCAATCTCCATCGCGGAGGACGAGGAGACGTACACACTGTGGGTCCACATCGCCGACGTGACCCACTACGTCCACCCCGGGTCGGAGATGTGGGCCGAGGCGGTCAAGCGGGGCAACACCGTCTACCTCCCCGCCTACACCATCCACATGCTGCCGCCGACGCTGGCGGAGACGGTGTGTTCGCTGGTCCCCAACGAGGACCGCTTGGCGCACACCGTCGAGATGGAGATAGACAAGGAGAACCTCTCCTTCGAGACCATCGATATCTACAAGTCCGTCATCGAGTCGGACGAACGGCTCACCTACTCGCAGGCCGAGAAGCGCCTCGAAGACGAGGACGCCGCCCTCCACGAGGAGTGCACGCTCGTCTACGAACTCGCCGACCGAATGCACGAACAGCGGAAGGAAGACGGCTCTCTCGTTCTGAATCCGAGTCGCGACCGCGCGCACACCATCATCGAGGAGTGCATGCTGAAGGCGAACAAGGCCGTCACGCACGAACTGATGTGGGGTCGCGGCGTCGAGGCGATGTACCGCGTCCACCCGCAACCGACGCCCGACCAGTGGGACAAGGCGCTGCGCGAAATCATGGAACTCGACGGCGTCTCCATCCCGAGCGCGTCGTTCGACGACCCGCGGAAGGCCGTCAACGCCGCCTTGGAAGACTCGCCGGGCCGCGCCCTGAACAAGATTCAGCGCGCCGTACTGAAGGTGATGCCGCGCGCGAAGTACATGAACGACCCCTTCGGCGGGCACCACGCCCTGAACTTCGACATCTACGGGCACTTCACCTCGCCCATCCGTCGGCTCTCGGACCTCATCAACCACTGGATCGTCCACGAGAACGACGTCCCCGAGGACCTCATCGAACTCTGCGACCGGGCCTCCGACCGGCAGAAGGACGCCGAAACGGCCGAGCGACTGTACAAACAGTTCCTCGAAGAGGTCGGCCTCGACCCCTACGCGGTGAACAACCGCGGCATCGTCACCGTCGACGACGACGGCGAGGTCGTTGACGAGAACGGTCTGCCGCCGGAAGAAGAGGCGTAG
- a CDS encoding DUF7562 family protein → MWRSRTNRGQKTVVCIACGTSILRGEAREYDKEGDRWNRRGKEFEHLCKECYRGLCHQPRAELESLLVDIEADGLQQTEFLRRYVDAVEERYGPAEETERER, encoded by the coding sequence ATGTGGCGTTCCCGGACCAACCGGGGTCAGAAGACGGTCGTCTGTATCGCTTGCGGGACGTCGATCCTTCGGGGAGAGGCGCGAGAGTACGACAAGGAAGGAGACCGCTGGAACCGGCGCGGCAAGGAGTTCGAGCACCTCTGCAAGGAGTGTTACCGCGGACTGTGCCACCAACCGCGCGCGGAACTGGAGTCGCTCCTCGTGGACATCGAGGCGGACGGCCTGCAGCAAACGGAGTTCCTGCGGCGGTACGTCGACGCCGTCGAAGAGCGATACGGTCCCGCCGAGGAGACGGAGCGGGAACGGTAG
- a CDS encoding RNA-binding protein, which produces MKVKSRHHLRSDEISELEDAIAEQTGVALDGDTYEMVELADADFDVVLVDGDPVVVYMDDERPFLTVAGANGYEPTSNVVTVDAGAVSFVSDGADVMRPGIVDADDGIEAGDLVLIAEETHGKVLAVGRALEAGSEMVGDSGKVVESLHHVGDDLFQFSV; this is translated from the coding sequence ATGAAGGTCAAGTCCCGCCACCACCTTCGCTCGGACGAGATTTCGGAGTTGGAGGACGCCATCGCCGAACAGACCGGCGTGGCGCTGGACGGCGACACCTACGAGATGGTCGAACTCGCCGACGCCGACTTCGACGTGGTCCTCGTCGACGGCGACCCGGTGGTCGTCTATATGGACGACGAGCGCCCCTTCCTCACCGTTGCGGGCGCCAACGGCTACGAACCGACGTCGAACGTCGTCACCGTCGACGCGGGCGCCGTCTCGTTCGTCAGCGACGGCGCAGACGTGATGCGCCCCGGCATCGTCGACGCCGACGACGGCATCGAGGCGGGCGACCTGGTCCTGATAGCCGAGGAGACGCACGGCAAGGTGCTCGCTGTCGGCCGCGCCCTCGAAGCCGGGTCGGAGATGGTCGGCGACTCGGGCAAGGTCGTCGAATCGCTCCACCACGTCGGCGACGACCTGTTCCAGTTCTCCGTCTGA
- a CDS encoding DUF1028 domain-containing protein: MTFSICVRERYEDELGEEQTRFGVAVTTRLPGVGTLCPFASEHGAVATQSLVNVELGQKGIAYLDDGLAVDDALQALLNADGGREQRQLHGVGSEGEFAFSGEECQGWFGHRVGENYTVAGNLLVGESVLDAAAEAYESGNRDEPLAKRLVDALDAGHEAGGDKREDLEVQSAALVVETTEELSPRPYYDDLRVDATRTPVSDLRETYETAREGYEAAVEKYQE, translated from the coding sequence GTGACGTTCAGCATCTGCGTCCGCGAGCGGTACGAGGACGAACTGGGCGAGGAGCAGACGCGGTTCGGCGTCGCCGTCACGACGCGCCTGCCGGGCGTCGGGACGCTCTGTCCGTTCGCCTCCGAGCACGGCGCGGTGGCGACGCAGAGCCTCGTGAACGTCGAGTTGGGGCAGAAGGGAATCGCCTACCTCGACGACGGCCTCGCCGTCGACGACGCCCTGCAGGCCCTCCTGAACGCCGACGGCGGGCGCGAGCAGCGACAACTGCACGGCGTCGGGTCGGAGGGGGAGTTCGCGTTCTCCGGCGAGGAGTGTCAGGGCTGGTTCGGTCACCGCGTCGGCGAGAACTACACCGTCGCGGGCAACCTCCTCGTCGGCGAGTCCGTCCTCGACGCCGCCGCCGAGGCGTACGAGTCCGGGAACCGGGACGAACCGCTGGCGAAGCGATTGGTGGACGCCCTCGACGCGGGCCACGAGGCGGGCGGCGACAAGCGCGAGGACCTGGAAGTGCAGAGCGCCGCGCTGGTGGTCGAGACCACCGAGGAACTGTCGCCGCGGCCGTACTACGACGACCTGCGCGTCGACGCGACGCGGACGCCGGTTTCGGACCTTCGAGAGACGTACGAGACGGCCCGGGAGGGGTACGAGGCGGCGGTCGAGAAGTATCAGGAGTGA